One part of the Algibacter sp. L1A34 genome encodes these proteins:
- a CDS encoding efflux RND transporter permease subunit: protein MLKTFIERPVLSTVISIIIVVLGVISISSLPIEEYPDIAPPTIKVTASYAGANAETVLESVIIPIEEQINGVEGMSYITSTASNTGTAEITVYFNQEVDADIAAVNVQNRVSRASALLPQEVIQTGVITQKQETSALMFISMYSENEDYDATFIQNYLKINVVPAMQRISGVGDVSLFSQQDYAMRIWLKPDKLATYGLIPSDITAALAEQNLEAAAGSLGQNNGEAFSYTLTYGGRFKNEQQYADIVIKALGDGEFLRLNDVATIELDAQSYAANAMSMGNPAVFMGIFQTKGSNAREIIENIKVTLESVKKDLPEGLDVFVPYDTSLFLNASIEKVISTLLEAFLLVFLVVFIFLQDFRSTLIPAIAVPVSIIGTFFFLNIFGYSINLLTLFALVLAIGIVVDDAIVVVEAVHAKLDQGEKNPKKATLTAMNEISGAIISITLVMAAVFIPVTFVTGPTGVFYEQFGVTLIIAILISAVNALTLSPALCALLLKAHKDDEELKGKSPLKRFYKLFNRGFNATIDRYGKSLHFLYKVKWVSPLLLILAVAGIFWASNTTPTGFVPNEDRGIIFANIALPEGSSLDRTDAVSRDLYGKIKDIEGIVAVNFIKGRSLINGTGSNYGFGIIKLADWADREDVSTSVQAITGKLFGVAAGIKDANIIFFSPPSIRGFGNSAGFEVNLLDKFGGEFSDLDKANKDFAMALMAHPEIKYAQSSFSTNYPQYEMEVNVPLAKEKGVPINSIFSTLQGYIGGIYASDFSRFGKQFRVYIQALPDDRANVDDLNSMYVRTDSGEMTPITQFVKLERVYGPQSVTRFNLFNSTSITGATNAGFSTGDAIRVIEEEVAKLPNNYTVAYSGLTREEVSAGNQTIFIFALSILFVYFLLSAQYESYLLPFAVVLSLPFGVFGAYISTKFFGLENNIYFQIALIMLIGLLAKNAILIVEFALQRRKNGESIVDAAIHGAKARLRPILMTSFAFILGLMPLVLAKGVGAEGNNSIGTGAAGGMLIGTMLGVFVIPILFILFQWLQEKVSSKPAVQTIEE, encoded by the coding sequence ATGTTAAAAACATTTATTGAAAGACCGGTTCTTTCAACGGTAATTTCTATTATCATAGTAGTACTTGGTGTTATTAGTATATCGAGTCTGCCTATAGAAGAGTATCCAGATATTGCACCACCAACAATTAAAGTAACGGCATCTTATGCAGGAGCCAATGCAGAAACTGTTTTAGAGAGTGTAATTATACCTATAGAAGAACAAATTAATGGTGTGGAAGGTATGAGTTACATTACCTCTACAGCATCTAATACAGGTACAGCAGAAATCACCGTTTACTTTAATCAAGAAGTAGATGCAGATATTGCTGCAGTTAACGTTCAAAACCGTGTGTCACGTGCAAGTGCTTTATTACCTCAAGAGGTTATTCAAACTGGTGTAATAACACAAAAGCAAGAAACGAGTGCTTTAATGTTTATTTCAATGTATTCTGAAAATGAAGATTATGACGCTACATTTATTCAGAATTACTTAAAAATAAACGTAGTACCTGCTATGCAACGTATTAGTGGTGTTGGAGATGTTAGTTTATTCTCCCAACAAGATTATGCTATGCGTATTTGGTTAAAACCTGACAAACTAGCAACCTATGGTTTAATACCTTCAGATATTACAGCAGCATTAGCAGAACAAAATTTAGAAGCAGCTGCAGGTTCTTTAGGTCAGAATAATGGTGAAGCGTTTTCATACACATTAACTTATGGAGGACGTTTTAAAAATGAACAACAATATGCAGACATCGTTATTAAAGCCTTAGGTGATGGAGAGTTTCTACGTCTAAACGATGTGGCAACTATAGAGTTAGACGCACAATCTTATGCAGCTAACGCTATGAGTATGGGTAATCCAGCGGTTTTTATGGGTATTTTCCAAACCAAAGGATCGAATGCAAGAGAAATTATTGAAAACATTAAAGTGACTTTAGAGTCGGTTAAAAAGGACCTTCCAGAAGGATTAGACGTTTTTGTACCTTACGATACGAGTTTATTCTTAAATGCTTCTATCGAAAAGGTAATTAGTACTTTATTAGAAGCCTTCTTATTGGTGTTCTTAGTAGTGTTTATCTTCTTGCAAGATTTTAGATCTACATTAATTCCAGCAATTGCCGTTCCGGTTTCTATTATTGGTACGTTCTTTTTCTTGAATATTTTCGGGTATTCAATTAACTTGTTAACGTTATTCGCGCTAGTACTTGCCATTGGTATTGTAGTAGATGATGCTATTGTGGTTGTGGAAGCTGTACATGCTAAATTAGACCAAGGCGAAAAGAACCCTAAAAAGGCGACGCTTACTGCCATGAACGAAATATCTGGAGCTATTATATCTATTACTTTGGTAATGGCAGCGGTATTTATTCCGGTAACGTTTGTAACTGGTCCTACAGGTGTATTTTACGAGCAATTTGGTGTTACTTTAATTATTGCTATTTTAATTTCAGCAGTAAACGCATTGACTTTAAGTCCGGCATTATGTGCCTTATTATTAAAGGCACATAAAGATGATGAAGAGCTAAAAGGAAAGAGTCCATTAAAGCGTTTTTATAAACTTTTTAATCGTGGTTTTAATGCTACAATTGACCGATATGGGAAATCACTTCATTTTTTATACAAAGTAAAATGGGTATCGCCTTTATTATTAATTTTAGCTGTTGCTGGAATCTTTTGGGCATCTAACACAACACCTACTGGATTTGTACCAAATGAAGATAGAGGTATTATTTTCGCAAATATTGCATTACCAGAAGGTTCTTCTTTAGATAGAACAGATGCTGTTTCTAGAGATTTATACGGTAAAATAAAAGATATTGAAGGTATTGTTGCCGTAAACTTTATTAAAGGTAGAAGTTTAATTAACGGAACAGGTAGTAATTATGGTTTTGGTATTATAAAATTAGCAGATTGGGCCGACCGTGAAGATGTTTCAACTTCCGTACAAGCCATTACAGGTAAGTTATTTGGAGTTGCTGCAGGAATAAAAGATGCAAATATTATTTTCTTTTCACCACCAAGTATTCGTGGTTTTGGTAATTCAGCTGGTTTTGAGGTGAATTTATTAGATAAGTTTGGTGGCGAGTTTTCAGACTTAGATAAAGCGAATAAAGATTTCGCGATGGCTTTAATGGCACATCCAGAAATTAAATACGCACAATCCTCTTTCAGTACAAACTATCCACAGTACGAAATGGAAGTTAATGTACCGTTAGCAAAAGAAAAAGGTGTACCGATTAACAGCATATTCTCAACATTACAAGGTTATATTGGTGGAATTTACGCTTCAGATTTCTCTCGATTTGGGAAACAATTTAGAGTGTATATTCAAGCTTTGCCAGACGACAGAGCAAATGTAGATGATTTAAATAGCATGTATGTACGTACAGATTCTGGTGAAATGACGCCAATTACACAGTTTGTAAAATTAGAGCGTGTTTATGGACCACAATCGGTAACACGTTTTAACTTATTTAATTCTACATCTATAACTGGTGCTACAAACGCAGGTTTTAGTACGGGTGATGCGATTAGAGTTATTGAGGAAGAAGTAGCGAAGTTACCAAACAATTATACCGTTGCTTATTCTGGTTTAACACGAGAAGAAGTAAGTGCAGGTAACCAAACTATATTCATTTTCGCATTAAGTATTCTATTTGTTTACTTCTTGTTAAGTGCGCAGTACGAAAGTTACCTATTACCGTTTGCCGTAGTGTTATCACTACCATTTGGGGTATTTGGAGCCTATATTAGTACTAAGTTCTTTGGCTTAGAAAATAATATTTATTTCCAAATTGCCTTAATCATGCTTATTGGTCTACTCGCCAAAAACGCCATACTTATTGTAGAGTTCGCTCTACAAAGACGTAAAAACGGAGAAAGCATTGTAGATGCAGCAATCCATGGTGCAAAAGCACGTTTACGTCCAATTTTAATGACATCGTTTGCCTTTATTCTAGGTTTAATGCCATTAGTATTAGCAAAAGGTGTTGGAGCAGAAGGAAATAACTCTATCGGTACAGGTGCCGCAGGAGGAATGTTAATCGGAACCATGTTAGGAGTATTCGTAATTCCTATTCTATTTATATTATTTCAATGGTTACAAGAAAAAGTTTCTAGTAAACCAGCAGTACAAACAATTGAAGAATAA
- a CDS encoding efflux RND transporter periplasmic adaptor subunit, producing the protein MKKNNLYSILTLSLILVVFSCGNKTEQAAATQQAPPPAFPVTAIQQKTVTGYQEYPTNIEGIVNSDVRAKVSGYIQNVLVDEGQKVRKGQALFRLETQSLSQDAGAAKARVNVAQVEVDKLIPLVEKNIISAVQLETAKANLAQAKATLSGVSANIGYATIKSPVDGYVGAINFREGALISPSDSSPLTTVSDISQVYAFFSFNEAQYIDHLQRFEGQNKAERIKNSPDLSLVLANGKIYSETGRIQTSTGQINESTGTIKIRAAFDNPNEILTNGNSGKIRLPIEYKDAIVVPQSATFEQQKDIMVFTVDQDNKVKSNIIKVQGTVGNLYVVKSGLKVGDKLIVSGVGKLRAGMPITPQDTPFEEAIKPVAVLFKN; encoded by the coding sequence ATGAAAAAGAATAACTTATACTCCATATTAACGCTAAGTCTTATTTTAGTCGTTTTTAGCTGCGGCAATAAAACCGAACAAGCCGCCGCAACTCAACAAGCTCCTCCTCCCGCTTTTCCTGTAACTGCAATACAGCAAAAAACAGTTACTGGCTACCAAGAATACCCAACAAACATTGAAGGTATTGTAAATAGTGATGTTAGAGCTAAGGTTTCTGGATATATACAAAACGTATTAGTAGATGAAGGTCAAAAAGTACGCAAAGGGCAAGCTTTATTTAGATTAGAAACACAGTCTTTAAGTCAAGATGCGGGTGCAGCAAAAGCACGTGTTAATGTGGCACAAGTTGAAGTTGATAAATTAATTCCTCTTGTAGAGAAAAATATAATTAGTGCGGTACAACTAGAAACTGCAAAAGCTAATTTAGCACAAGCCAAAGCCACTTTAAGTGGAGTTTCGGCTAATATTGGTTATGCCACTATTAAAAGCCCTGTAGACGGTTATGTTGGTGCCATTAACTTTAGAGAAGGTGCATTAATTAGCCCTAGCGACAGCAGCCCATTAACAACGGTTAGTGATATTAGCCAAGTTTATGCCTTTTTTAGTTTTAATGAAGCACAATACATAGACCACTTACAAAGGTTTGAAGGACAAAACAAAGCAGAGCGTATTAAAAACTCACCAGATCTAAGTTTAGTTTTAGCTAATGGAAAAATTTATTCTGAAACTGGACGTATTCAAACCAGTACAGGTCAAATTAACGAAAGTACAGGGACTATAAAAATTAGAGCTGCTTTTGATAATCCAAACGAGATTTTAACCAATGGTAACAGTGGTAAAATTAGACTTCCAATAGAATACAAAGACGCTATTGTGGTACCACAATCAGCAACGTTTGAACAGCAAAAAGATATCATGGTTTTTACTGTTGATCAAGATAATAAAGTAAAATCTAATATTATAAAAGTACAAGGTACTGTAGGTAACTTATATGTTGTAAAATCTGGACTTAAAGTAGGTGATAAACTTATTGTTTCTGGAGTAGGAAAATTAAGAGCAGGAATGCCTATTACTCCACAAGACACACCTTTTGAGGAGGCTATTAAGCCCGTAGCTGTATTATTTAAAAATTAG
- a CDS encoding GbsR/MarR family transcriptional regulator: protein MKNNICQKKMGLVEKLGVHLEAREQLAPVAARILAYIILTGKRGATFEDMVSILCASKSTISTHLNHLQDLNKIEYFTKTGDRKKYFIINKNTIIQHVDRMISHWDQERAIHLEIKDYKETQNEIKIENNDEKFDLTFHNDYVKFVDEATASVKELRDKLINNQFHI from the coding sequence ATGAAAAATAATATCTGTCAAAAAAAAATGGGCTTAGTTGAGAAACTAGGGGTGCATTTAGAAGCCAGAGAGCAATTAGCCCCAGTTGCTGCACGTATATTGGCGTACATAATTCTTACGGGAAAAAGAGGTGCCACTTTCGAAGATATGGTATCCATTCTTTGTGCTAGTAAAAGCACGATTTCAACCCATCTTAATCATTTACAAGATTTAAATAAAATTGAATATTTCACAAAAACGGGCGATCGTAAAAAGTATTTCATAATCAATAAAAACACCATTATCCAACATGTGGATAGAATGATAAGCCACTGGGACCAAGAGCGCGCTATTCATTTAGAAATTAAAGATTATAAAGAAACTCAAAATGAGATAAAAATTGAAAACAACGACGAGAAGTTCGATTTAACATTTCACAACGATTACGTCAAATTTGTAGATGAAGCTACAGCTTCAGTTAAAGAATTAAGAGATAAATTAATAAACAACCAATTCCATATTTAA
- the nhaA gene encoding Na+/H+ antiporter NhaA has protein sequence MIKRVLLTPFQKFVKIESFSGILLMFATLLALVWANSPYGDSYRELWQYDLGIVTETFEFKKPLILWINDGLMAIFFLLIGLEIKRELLIGELNTPKKIAFPLVGALGGMLVPVIFFLVLNQNPETTKGWGIPMATDIAFSLAILNVLGKRVPLSLKIFLTAFAIVDDIGAVLVIAIFYSGNINITLLLIALAMLAILYFLSYKGIYSKFIMFFFGIVIWFLFLKSGIHPTIAGILLAFSVPIRQKIDTSKFLVELENVYNNIRTASVLKNPILSHEQIGHVDNLNDWSAKFQSPLQYLEHSLHGWVAYFIIPVFALANAGVLISGSDNLDIALVINIIICLVLGKAIGITSIVFIAQKLKWIEVPSDISFKQIIGVAFLAGIGFTMAIFIASLAFFSTPEFIDSAKIGILIGSFISAIIGYLILRVGSSKTSKN, from the coding sequence ATGATTAAAAGAGTTTTACTTACACCCTTTCAAAAATTTGTGAAAATTGAAAGTTTCAGTGGTATTCTACTCATGTTTGCTACGCTTCTTGCTTTGGTTTGGGCAAACTCTCCTTATGGAGATAGTTATAGAGAACTTTGGCAATACGATTTAGGAATTGTAACAGAAACTTTTGAGTTTAAGAAGCCTTTAATTTTATGGATTAACGATGGGTTGATGGCTATATTTTTCCTTTTAATTGGGTTAGAAATAAAACGAGAGTTATTAATTGGCGAACTTAATACACCTAAAAAAATAGCCTTTCCGTTGGTTGGTGCTTTAGGAGGTATGTTGGTACCGGTAATCTTCTTTTTAGTTTTAAATCAAAACCCCGAAACCACAAAAGGCTGGGGTATACCCATGGCTACGGACATTGCGTTTTCATTAGCTATTCTAAACGTACTTGGTAAACGCGTGCCTTTAAGTCTTAAAATATTTTTAACCGCATTTGCTATTGTAGATGATATAGGAGCTGTTTTAGTTATTGCAATTTTTTATAGTGGAAACATCAATATCACTTTATTGTTGATTGCACTAGCTATGCTTGCCATTTTATACTTCCTATCTTATAAAGGGATTTATTCTAAATTTATCATGTTTTTCTTCGGAATTGTTATTTGGTTTTTATTCTTAAAATCTGGTATTCACCCAACCATAGCCGGTATTTTATTAGCTTTTTCCGTACCAATTAGACAAAAAATTGATACTTCTAAATTTTTAGTAGAACTAGAAAATGTATATAATAATATTAGAACCGCTAGTGTGTTAAAAAACCCCATTCTCTCGCATGAGCAAATTGGCCATGTAGATAATTTAAACGATTGGTCGGCTAAATTTCAATCGCCATTACAGTATTTAGAGCATAGCTTACACGGCTGGGTGGCCTATTTTATCATTCCTGTTTTTGCGCTTGCCAACGCAGGTGTGTTAATTTCTGGTTCGGATAATTTAGATATCGCTTTAGTCATTAATATAATAATATGTTTAGTTTTAGGAAAAGCTATAGGAATTACTTCTATTGTATTTATTGCTCAAAAATTAAAATGGATAGAAGTACCTAGCGATATTAGTTTCAAACAAATTATAGGCGTTGCTTTTTTAGCTGGTATTGGTTTCACAATGGCGATATTTATTGCTAGTTTGGCATTTTTTTCAACGCCAGAATTTATCGATTCTGCTAAAATAGGCATCCTTATTGGGTCTTTTATTTCCGCAATTATTGGGTATCTCATACTTCGTGTGGGATCTAGTAAAACATCCAAAAATTAG
- a CDS encoding S9 family peptidase, with amino-acid sequence MKQLIALLCLAFTAFTFGQVNNDSALSIDEIMQGEDFVGYLPTSVKWADNSKAIYFSWNPDNDTIPSTYQVDIKSKKISKSSFETLKEKSNLGEYSKNGQWMVYQKDGDLFLMNTSNYSKKQITNTIDRESNPVFSGDEKSIVYKRDNNLFQWDIIDGSITQLTNFKAGSEKEEPKLSTKDQWLEDDQLQYFNILEKRKNETDARTYRNEQLVSNHPKPIFLEDKNLVDFDISADLNFVIYSLSIPQKHKNTNVPSYVTESGYTENLNARPKVGVTPNSYESWILNIKTGEAYQIKTDELSGIKDKPKYLKEYAENPSEYKDTFDDPRGVEIGSPVFSGNGKALVNITSQDNKDRWIMLVNLEDGSLKQIDKQHDDAWIGGPGVGWFSRAEMGWIDESNVWFQSEKTGYSHLYTANINSGKIKALTQGEFEIQEVSLSKDHKTFFITSNKVSPHEQHFYHLPAKGGKMLQITSRQGGHEVTISPDETKLAIRYSYTNKPWELYVMSNKAGAKMTQLTESTTDAFKSYKWIDSEIINFTARDGEKVPATLYKPTEAKKNGAAVIFVHGAGYLQNVHRWWPGYFREYMFHNILVDNGYTVLAIDYRASKGYGRDWRTAIYRHMGGQDLDDQVDGAKYLIENQGIDKDRLGIYGGSYGGFITLMAMFNAPDTFKSGAALRSVTDWAHYNHGYTAPILNTPFEDPKAYKQSSPLYFAEGLKGNLLILHGMIDTNVHFQDVVRLSQRLIELKKENWELAVFPLESHGFIEASSWSDEYRRIFKLFQETLN; translated from the coding sequence ATGAAACAACTTATAGCACTTTTATGTCTTGCTTTTACAGCATTTACTTTCGGGCAGGTTAATAACGATTCGGCTCTTAGTATCGATGAAATTATGCAAGGTGAAGATTTTGTAGGCTATTTACCAACAAGTGTTAAATGGGCAGATAATAGTAAAGCTATTTATTTTAGTTGGAATCCGGATAACGATACCATTCCGTCTACTTATCAAGTGGATATTAAATCAAAAAAAATAAGTAAATCATCGTTTGAAACGCTTAAGGAAAAATCAAATTTAGGTGAATATTCCAAAAACGGACAATGGATGGTTTACCAAAAAGATGGCGATTTGTTTTTAATGAATACCAGTAACTATTCTAAAAAACAAATTACAAATACTATTGATCGAGAATCTAATCCTGTATTTTCTGGTGATGAAAAATCGATTGTTTATAAGCGAGATAATAATTTATTTCAATGGGATATTATCGATGGCAGCATCACGCAACTCACTAATTTTAAAGCGGGAAGTGAAAAGGAGGAGCCCAAGCTTAGCACCAAAGACCAATGGCTAGAAGACGATCAATTACAATATTTTAATATCCTCGAAAAGCGTAAAAACGAAACTGACGCCAGAACATATAGAAACGAACAATTGGTTTCTAATCATCCTAAACCTATATTTTTAGAAGATAAAAATTTGGTTGATTTTGATATTTCTGCCGATTTAAACTTTGTAATTTATAGCTTAAGTATTCCTCAAAAACATAAAAACACTAACGTACCTAGTTATGTTACCGAAAGCGGTTATACCGAAAATTTAAATGCTAGACCTAAAGTTGGGGTTACTCCAAATAGCTACGAATCTTGGATTTTAAATATTAAAACCGGAGAAGCCTATCAAATTAAAACCGATGAGCTAAGCGGTATTAAAGACAAACCAAAATACTTAAAAGAATATGCTGAAAATCCATCAGAATATAAAGATACTTTTGATGACCCGAGAGGTGTGGAAATAGGTAGTCCTGTGTTTTCTGGTAATGGAAAAGCATTAGTAAATATCACATCTCAAGATAATAAAGACCGCTGGATTATGCTGGTGAATCTAGAAGATGGAAGTTTAAAACAGATTGATAAACAGCATGACGATGCATGGATTGGTGGCCCTGGAGTCGGTTGGTTTTCTCGTGCCGAAATGGGCTGGATAGATGAAAGTAACGTTTGGTTTCAGTCCGAAAAAACAGGCTATTCACACTTGTATACAGCCAACATAAATTCTGGTAAAATAAAAGCGTTAACTCAAGGAGAATTCGAAATTCAGGAGGTTAGCTTATCAAAAGATCATAAAACCTTTTTTATAACAAGCAATAAAGTGAGTCCGCACGAACAGCACTTTTATCACTTACCTGCAAAAGGAGGTAAAATGTTACAAATTACATCGCGCCAAGGTGGACATGAAGTCACCATTTCTCCAGATGAAACTAAGCTGGCGATTCGTTATTCTTACACCAATAAGCCTTGGGAATTATATGTGATGTCTAACAAAGCTGGCGCGAAAATGACGCAGTTAACAGAATCGACCACCGATGCTTTTAAATCTTATAAATGGATAGATTCCGAAATTATAAACTTCACTGCTCGCGATGGCGAAAAAGTTCCAGCAACACTTTACAAACCTACCGAAGCTAAAAAAAATGGTGCGGCTGTAATATTTGTTCATGGCGCAGGTTATTTACAAAATGTACACCGCTGGTGGCCGGGCTATTTTAGAGAATATATGTTTCATAATATTTTGGTAGATAATGGTTACACGGTTTTGGCTATAGATTATAGAGCTAGTAAAGGTTATGGTCGCGATTGGCGAACCGCAATTTACCGCCATATGGGTGGGCAGGATTTAGACGACCAAGTAGATGGGGCTAAATACCTTATTGAAAATCAAGGTATCGATAAAGATAGACTCGGTATTTACGGCGGATCTTACGGTGGGTTTATTACCTTAATGGCTATGTTTAATGCGCCTGATACTTTTAAAAGTGGTGCAGCACTTCGCTCTGTCACAGATTGGGCACATTACAACCACGGCTATACAGCACCTATTTTAAACACGCCTTTTGAAGATCCTAAAGCTTACAAACAAAGTTCGCCTTTGTATTTTGCTGAAGGTTTAAAAGGGAACTTATTAATACTTCATGGTATGATTGATACCAATGTTCATTTTCAAGATGTGGTGCGTTTATCTCAAAGATTAATTGAGCTGAAAAAAGAGAACTGGGAACTCGCTGTTTTTCCATTGGAGAGTCATGGGTTTATTGAAGCTTCAAGCTGGTCCGATGAATACCGACGCATATTTAAACTCTTTCAGGAGACGCTTAATTAA
- the dinB gene encoding DNA polymerase IV, producing the protein MSKNRSIVHMDLDTFFVSCERLLDSRLIGKPVLIGGTSDRGVVASCSYEARKFGIHSAMPMRLAKSLCPEAVVLRGNSGIYSNFSKDVTDVIKESVPVYEKSSIDEFYIDLTGMDKFFGCHKLASELRQRIMKETGLPISFGLSINKTVSKIATGEAKPNNEIRILSGNEKPFLAPLSVRKIPMVGEVTYKSLCDLGVKRIQTVQEMPMDLMHKVLGKNGLSIWKKANGIDLSPVVQYQERKSISTERTFNKDTTDVSKLKSIIVAMTENLAYQLRRGNKLTACVTFKIRYSDFQTYTQQQRIPYSAMDHNIIPVVLDLYRKLYNRRLLVRLIGVKFSHLVEGGHQVNLFEDNEKQIHLTEAIDKMRQRYGDRAIVSAAGMDAKSISRWNPFNGEPPPLLPNRRR; encoded by the coding sequence ATGAGTAAAAACCGATCTATTGTTCACATGGATTTAGATACATTTTTTGTGTCTTGCGAGCGCCTACTTGATAGTCGTTTAATAGGAAAGCCTGTGCTTATTGGTGGTACATCAGACCGTGGTGTTGTGGCGTCTTGCAGTTACGAGGCTCGAAAATTTGGTATTCATTCTGCAATGCCTATGCGTTTGGCAAAATCACTTTGTCCAGAGGCTGTTGTTTTACGAGGGAATTCTGGAATTTATAGTAATTTTTCTAAAGATGTTACCGATGTTATAAAGGAAAGTGTTCCAGTTTATGAGAAATCATCTATCGACGAATTTTATATCGACTTAACAGGTATGGATAAGTTTTTTGGTTGCCATAAACTAGCTTCGGAATTACGACAACGTATTATGAAGGAAACGGGACTGCCTATTTCTTTTGGGCTATCTATTAATAAAACGGTTTCTAAAATAGCGACAGGAGAAGCTAAGCCTAATAATGAAATAAGAATTTTATCGGGTAATGAAAAACCTTTTTTAGCACCGCTTTCTGTTCGGAAAATACCGATGGTTGGCGAGGTTACATATAAATCACTTTGCGATTTGGGTGTAAAACGCATCCAAACCGTGCAAGAGATGCCAATGGATTTAATGCATAAAGTACTTGGTAAAAATGGGTTAAGTATTTGGAAAAAAGCAAATGGTATTGATCTTAGTCCTGTAGTGCAATATCAAGAACGAAAATCCATTTCAACCGAGCGTACCTTTAATAAAGATACCACAGATGTTTCTAAACTAAAAAGTATTATTGTGGCCATGACCGAGAATTTGGCTTATCAATTACGGCGAGGTAATAAATTAACGGCTTGCGTTACTTTTAAAATTAGGTATTCCGATTTTCAAACGTATACCCAACAACAGCGTATTCCGTACAGTGCCATGGATCATAATATTATTCCGGTCGTTTTAGATTTATACAGAAAGCTGTATAATCGCCGATTGTTGGTGCGTTTAATTGGAGTGAAGTTTAGCCATTTAGTAGAGGGCGGTCATCAAGTTAACTTATTTGAAGATAACGAAAAGCAAATTCATTTAACCGAAGCTATCGATAAAATGCGTCAGCGTTATGGAGATCGTGCTATTGTGAGTGCTGCAGGTATGGATGCTAAAAGTATTAGTAGGTGGAACCCTTTTAATGGTGAGCCACCGCCACTTTTACCAAATAGGAGGCGCTAG
- a CDS encoding formylglycine-generating enzyme family protein, with protein sequence MKLHKHYLLAFFIITTVFGCKNKNTEEIEVSTKTEEIIAKKIINDSITNNPPKGMVWIPGGSFLQGAVPQDQAAMKHERPQHPVSVDGFFMDITEVTNAEFAKFIKATGYVTMAEREIDWNEMKKQLHEGTPKPHDSVLQPGSLMFKKTKSSVPNLYDFSQWWRWSIGTNWKHPSGPDSNIEGKDNHPVVHVCYEDTEAYCVWAGRRLPTEAEWEFAARANQENATYSWGDDLSILSKQANSWEGEFPVNNTLKDGFELTAPVKTYPANNFGLYDMAGNVWEMTSDWYNLNYYDELAALNTSIDNPKGAAKAYNPNAPYIQEKIIKGGSFLCSDSYCASYRVSSRMGTSLDSSAEHVGFRTVATPDMLVKK encoded by the coding sequence ATGAAACTACACAAACATTACCTTTTAGCGTTCTTTATAATTACTACTGTTTTTGGGTGTAAAAATAAAAACACAGAAGAAATTGAAGTTTCTACAAAAACAGAAGAAATTATAGCTAAAAAAATAATAAATGATAGCATAACCAACAACCCACCAAAAGGTATGGTTTGGATTCCTGGTGGCTCTTTTTTACAAGGTGCTGTGCCGCAAGATCAAGCAGCCATGAAACATGAAAGACCTCAGCACCCAGTATCTGTCGATGGTTTTTTTATGGATATTACCGAAGTTACTAATGCCGAATTTGCTAAATTTATTAAAGCTACCGGTTATGTAACTATGGCGGAACGTGAAATTGATTGGAACGAAATGAAGAAACAACTTCATGAAGGCACTCCAAAACCTCACGATTCTGTTTTACAACCCGGCTCTTTAATGTTTAAAAAAACAAAATCATCGGTTCCTAATCTATACGATTTCTCACAATGGTGGCGCTGGTCTATTGGTACAAACTGGAAACACCCAAGTGGACCAGATAGCAATATAGAAGGTAAAGATAACCATCCTGTTGTACACGTTTGTTATGAAGATACTGAAGCTTACTGCGTTTGGGCAGGACGCCGCTTACCTACAGAAGCCGAATGGGAATTTGCTGCTAGAGCAAACCAAGAAAACGCAACGTATTCTTGGGGCGACGATCTCTCCATTTTATCAAAACAAGCAAATAGCTGGGAAGGCGAATTTCCTGTAAACAACACTTTAAAAGATGGTTTTGAACTCACAGCACCTGTAAAAACATATCCTGCAAATAATTTTGGATTGTACGATATGGCTGGAAATGTTTGGGAAATGACTTCCGATTGGTATAACCTAAATTATTACGACGAACTTGCTGCTTTAAACACCTCTATTGATAACCCAAAAGGTGCCGCTAAAGCATACAACCCAAACGCCCCATACATTCAAGAAAAAATTATTAAAGGTGGTTCTTTTTTATGTAGCGACTCGTATTGTGCAAGCTACAGAGTATCATCCCGCATGGGTACAAGTTTAGATTCTTCTGCAGAGCATGTTGGTTTTAGAACCGTTGCTACTCCAGATATGTTAGTTAAAAAGTAA